One window from the genome of Bdellovibrio sp. NC01 encodes:
- a CDS encoding FAD-binding oxidoreductase: protein MSISYWLDQSAQKNALHYDYIIIGGGIAGLSTAYWLQKKDPNLKIAILEKHGVGYGASGRNAGFVTAGSTEHYIKLNAQFGTAKATEIWQFSETNRKLLLEHVIEDAADEVDFRHTGSCTVAPSEEHWEKYKTTAKLMQSQGIDVHEVTPEEMHKDYGVTGFVGGIQYTGDGYIHPIKLLQRLRRKLHAEIFENHEVFAIEEKSGRSFIRTNHETFSADKVIVTVNAYLPLVLEEFASYVKPGRGQILLTQPLPAFVKGPCYLTKHLCYFRQLPTGELLIGGFRNLAIQEEETYADNTTEVIQRALLDFVRSHFTLGKDAHVAYQWSGLMGYTPDMQMILGAVPKRKNTYVIAGCSGHGMGLSFNAARTLVENIHGVALPSNLDIARFKF, encoded by the coding sequence ATGAGTATTTCGTACTGGCTTGATCAATCAGCACAAAAAAATGCGCTTCATTATGACTACATCATCATTGGTGGTGGTATCGCGGGTCTTTCGACAGCTTACTGGCTACAAAAGAAAGATCCAAATCTCAAAATCGCGATCCTTGAAAAACATGGTGTCGGCTATGGAGCTTCCGGTCGTAATGCAGGCTTTGTTACAGCCGGTTCGACAGAACACTACATCAAATTGAATGCACAATTCGGAACGGCGAAAGCTACAGAAATCTGGCAGTTCTCGGAAACCAATCGCAAACTTTTATTAGAGCATGTCATTGAAGATGCGGCTGATGAAGTTGATTTCCGTCACACAGGTTCCTGTACGGTCGCCCCAAGTGAAGAACACTGGGAGAAATACAAAACCACGGCTAAACTTATGCAAAGCCAAGGTATCGACGTGCACGAAGTCACACCGGAAGAGATGCACAAAGATTATGGCGTGACGGGCTTTGTAGGCGGCATTCAGTACACGGGCGACGGCTATATCCACCCGATCAAACTTTTACAACGTCTGCGTCGCAAACTTCATGCAGAGATTTTTGAAAATCATGAAGTTTTCGCGATTGAAGAAAAATCTGGGCGCAGTTTTATCCGCACAAATCACGAAACATTCAGTGCAGATAAAGTGATTGTCACTGTGAATGCGTACCTGCCGCTTGTGCTTGAAGAGTTCGCGTCTTACGTAAAACCAGGCCGTGGTCAGATTTTATTGACTCAACCGCTGCCCGCTTTCGTAAAAGGTCCATGCTATCTTACAAAACATTTGTGTTATTTCCGTCAACTTCCTACAGGCGAATTGCTTATCGGCGGCTTCCGCAATCTAGCAATTCAAGAGGAGGAAACTTACGCCGACAACACGACTGAAGTGATTCAACGTGCCTTGCTTGATTTCGTAAGATCTCATTTTACATTGGGTAAAGATGCGCACGTCGCTTATCAGTGGTCAGGCTTGATGGGCTATACTCCTGATATGCAAATGATTTTAGGTGCAGTGCCAAAAAGAAAAAACACTTATGTCATTGCGGGATGTTCAGGTCACGGCATGGGTTTAAGTTTCAACGCTGCAAGAACATTGGTTGAAAACATTCATGGCGTGGCTTTGCCATCCAACTTGGACATTGCAAGATTTAAATTTTAA
- a CDS encoding GNAT family N-acetyltransferase, with translation MLIREFYPSDIAAVKKFTDESIGLNYYSEAELQECLEKSISADVTCSFLLVADSGEILGLRLAYPPGKWNKGKGSKLRPDLWNIPLDKTAYFQSLFLSNKVQGQGWGPKLSEKSIEAFHKLGALGIVTHAWKESPNNSSIRYLSKLGFQSVTTHPEYWIDVDYECVRDGKPCRCTAEEMIYYISGAQ, from the coding sequence ATGTTGATTCGCGAATTTTACCCAAGCGATATTGCCGCCGTAAAAAAGTTTACGGATGAAAGCATTGGCTTGAACTATTATTCCGAAGCAGAGCTTCAAGAGTGCTTAGAGAAATCAATCAGTGCCGATGTGACGTGCTCTTTCTTGTTGGTGGCAGACAGTGGTGAAATTTTAGGTCTGCGCTTAGCCTACCCGCCAGGCAAATGGAATAAAGGCAAAGGCTCTAAACTTCGCCCCGATCTATGGAACATTCCTTTAGACAAAACTGCGTACTTTCAAAGTTTGTTTTTATCAAACAAAGTTCAAGGCCAAGGCTGGGGACCGAAACTTTCTGAAAAGTCGATTGAGGCTTTTCACAAGCTCGGTGCTTTGGGGATCGTGACTCACGCTTGGAAAGAATCACCAAACAATTCTTCAATTCGTTATTTATCTAAATTAGGATTTCAATCTGTCACAACTCATCCAGAATATTGGATTGATGTGGATTATGAATGCGTGCGTGACGGAAAACCTTGCCGCTGTACTGCGGAAGAAATGATTTATTATATTTCAGGTGCACAATGA
- a CDS encoding peptide MFS transporter, translated as MAAANTTEKTFLGHPRPLFTLFLTEMWERFSYYGMRALLVLYMTKYLFVAVQNGTEVWGYSAFKNFLEMFYGPMTIQAMSSQIYGLYTGFVYFTPFFGGIIADRYWGQRRSVYVGGILMAIGHFLMAVESLFFPALVFLMIGNGFFKPNISTQVGGLYPQGDERRDRAYTLFYMGINLGAFFSPLVCGTLGQKVGWHWGFGAAGVGMLIGLVTYHFGGKNLPQNTHKESMQEIEARAKTPLTRSEWTRTWALIFLCGLTIFYWGVYEQQGNTMQLWADQSTDWNFFGFEIPSTWYQSFNPMIIFFFAPIMDRVWAWQAKRKNEPSTTMKMALGCFLAAVALIVMYVAAKTVGGGKGNVMWLLGSTFMLTIGELYLSPIGLSLVTKVSPAKIVSMMMGVWFLASFFGNYVAGVIGMYYDKIPKNEFFLFLAVLAFIPGVLFVLTHKKLTESLGKDI; from the coding sequence ATGGCTGCAGCCAACACTACAGAGAAGACCTTCCTAGGACACCCTCGCCCGCTCTTTACGCTCTTCCTCACGGAAATGTGGGAAAGATTCTCGTATTACGGCATGAGAGCTCTCTTGGTGCTTTACATGACCAAATATCTGTTCGTCGCCGTACAAAATGGCACAGAAGTTTGGGGCTACTCAGCATTTAAAAACTTCCTTGAGATGTTTTATGGGCCAATGACTATCCAAGCCATGTCCTCACAGATTTACGGGCTCTATACCGGCTTTGTCTATTTTACACCCTTCTTTGGGGGCATCATCGCCGACCGCTACTGGGGTCAACGTCGTTCCGTGTATGTGGGCGGTATCTTGATGGCTATCGGGCATTTCTTGATGGCGGTGGAAAGTTTGTTCTTCCCGGCACTCGTATTCCTGATGATCGGAAATGGTTTCTTCAAACCGAATATTTCAACCCAGGTCGGTGGCTTGTATCCACAGGGCGATGAACGTCGCGACCGTGCTTACACATTGTTTTACATGGGTATCAACTTGGGCGCCTTCTTTTCGCCACTCGTGTGCGGAACCTTGGGGCAAAAAGTGGGCTGGCACTGGGGCTTTGGTGCTGCGGGCGTTGGGATGTTGATCGGTTTGGTCACTTATCATTTCGGTGGAAAAAATCTGCCGCAGAATACGCATAAAGAAAGCATGCAAGAAATTGAAGCGCGCGCGAAAACTCCGCTGACTCGTTCAGAGTGGACTCGCACATGGGCTTTGATTTTCTTGTGTGGTTTGACGATTTTCTATTGGGGTGTTTACGAACAACAAGGCAACACGATGCAGTTGTGGGCCGATCAAAGCACCGATTGGAATTTCTTTGGCTTTGAGATTCCATCAACGTGGTATCAAAGTTTTAATCCGATGATCATTTTCTTCTTTGCACCGATCATGGACCGCGTCTGGGCATGGCAGGCGAAAAGAAAGAACGAACCTTCAACAACAATGAAGATGGCCCTTGGCTGCTTCTTGGCGGCTGTTGCACTGATCGTGATGTACGTCGCAGCAAAAACTGTTGGTGGCGGCAAAGGCAACGTGATGTGGTTGTTGGGCTCAACATTCATGCTAACTATTGGTGAGCTTTACCTTTCACCGATCGGTCTTTCTTTGGTAACGAAAGTTTCTCCGGCAAAAATCGTTTCCATGATGATGGGTGTGTGGTTCCTGGCAAGTTTCTTCGGAAACTATGTCGCAGGTGTGATCGGCATGTACTACGATAAAATTCCTAAGAACGAATTCTTCTTGTTCTTAGCGGTTCTTGCCTTCATCCCGGGGGTTCTATTTGTCCTGACTCACAAAAAGCTTACAGAGTCTTTAGGCAAGGATATTTAA